A genomic window from Camelina sativa cultivar DH55 chromosome 2, Cs, whole genome shotgun sequence includes:
- the LOC104722176 gene encoding homeobox protein knotted-1-like 1 isoform X1 codes for MEEYQHDSSSTPHRVSFLYSPISPSNKNDNTSDNNNNNNNNNSNYGPGYNNTNNHQQHHQHMLFPHMSSLLPQTTENCFRSDHDQPNNNNNNPSVKSEASSSRINHYSMLMRAIHNTQEANNDNVTDVEAMKAKIIAHPHYSTLLQAYLDCQKIGAPPEVVDRITAARQDFEARQQRSTPSLSASSKDPELDQFMEAYCDMLVKYREELTRPIQEAMEFIRRIESQLSMLCQGPIHILNNPADGKSEGMGSSDEEQENNSGGETELPEIDPRAEDRELKNHLLKKYSGYLSSLKQELSKKKKKGKLPKEARQKLLTWWELHYKWPYPSESEKVALAESTGLDQKQINNWFINQRKRHWKPSEDMQFMVMDGLQHPHHAALYMDGHYMGDGPYRLGP; via the exons ATGGAAGAATACCAGCATGACAGCAGCTCCACGCCTCATAGAGTAAGTTTCTTGTACTCTCCAATCTCCCCTTCCAACAAAAACGATAACACAagtgataacaacaacaataacaataataataatagcaatTATGGTCCTGGTTACAACAATACTAACAATCATCAGCAACATCACCAACACATGTTGTTCCCACATATGAGTTCTCTTCTCCCTCAAACAACCGAGAATTGCTTCCGATCCGATCATGATcaacccaacaacaacaacaacaatccatCTGTTAAATCCGAAGCAAGCTCCTCAAGGATCAATCACTACTCCATGTTGATGAGAGCCATACACAATACCCAAGAAGCTAATAACGATAACGTCACCGATGTGGAAGCCATGAAGGCCAAGATCATTGCTCATCCTCACTACTCTACCCTCCTACAAGCTTACTTGGACTGCCAAAag ATTGGAGCCCCACCTGAGGTGGTTGATAGAATTACGGCGGCACGGCAAGACTTTGAAGCTAGGCAGCAGCGGTCAACACCGTCTTTGTCTGCCTCGTCTAAAGACCCAGAATTGGATCAATTCATG GAAGCATACTGTGACATGTTGGTTAAATATCGCGAGGAGCTAACACGGCCCATTCAAGAAGCAATGGAGTTTATACGTCGTATTGAATCTCAACTTAGCATGTTGTGTCAGGGTCCCATTCACATCCTCAACAATCCTG CAGATGGGAAAAGTGAGGGAATGGGATCATCAGACGAGGAGCAAGAGAATAACAGCGGAGGGGAAACAGAATTACCGGAAATAGACCCGAGGGCGGAAGATAGGGAACTCAAGAACCATTTGCTGAAGAAGTACAGTGGATACTTGAGTAGTTTGAAACAAGAACTgtccaagaagaaaaagaaaggtaaaCTTCCTAAAGAAGCAAGGCAGAAGCTTCTCACGTGGTGGGAGTTGCATTACAAGTGGCCGTATCCTTCT GAATCAGAGAAGGTGGCGTTAGCGGAATCAACAGGGTTAGAtcagaaacaaatcaacaattgGTTCATAAACCAAAGAAAGCGTCACTGGAAACCATCTGAAGACATGCAGTTCATGGTGATGGATGGTCTGCAGCACCCCCACCACGCAGCTCTATACATGGATGGTCATTACATGGGCGATGGACCTTATCGTCTCGGCCCATAA
- the LOC104722176 gene encoding homeobox protein knotted-1-like 1 isoform X3 gives MEEYQHDSSSTPHRQHHQHMLFPHMSSLLPQTTENCFRSDHDQPNNNNNNPSVKSEASSSRINHYSMLMRAIHNTQEANNDNVTDVEAMKAKIIAHPHYSTLLQAYLDCQKIGAPPEVVDRITAARQDFEARQQRSTPSLSASSKDPELDQFMEAYCDMLVKYREELTRPIQEAMEFIRRIESQLSMLCQGPIHILNNPADGKSEGMGSSDEEQENNSGGETELPEIDPRAEDRELKNHLLKKYSGYLSSLKQELSKKKKKGKLPKEARQKLLTWWELHYKWPYPSESEKVALAESTGLDQKQINNWFINQRKRHWKPSEDMQFMVMDGLQHPHHAALYMDGHYMGDGPYRLGP, from the exons ATGGAAGAATACCAGCATGACAGCAGCTCCACGCCTCATAGA CAACATCACCAACACATGTTGTTCCCACATATGAGTTCTCTTCTCCCTCAAACAACCGAGAATTGCTTCCGATCCGATCATGATcaacccaacaacaacaacaacaatccatCTGTTAAATCCGAAGCAAGCTCCTCAAGGATCAATCACTACTCCATGTTGATGAGAGCCATACACAATACCCAAGAAGCTAATAACGATAACGTCACCGATGTGGAAGCCATGAAGGCCAAGATCATTGCTCATCCTCACTACTCTACCCTCCTACAAGCTTACTTGGACTGCCAAAag ATTGGAGCCCCACCTGAGGTGGTTGATAGAATTACGGCGGCACGGCAAGACTTTGAAGCTAGGCAGCAGCGGTCAACACCGTCTTTGTCTGCCTCGTCTAAAGACCCAGAATTGGATCAATTCATG GAAGCATACTGTGACATGTTGGTTAAATATCGCGAGGAGCTAACACGGCCCATTCAAGAAGCAATGGAGTTTATACGTCGTATTGAATCTCAACTTAGCATGTTGTGTCAGGGTCCCATTCACATCCTCAACAATCCTG CAGATGGGAAAAGTGAGGGAATGGGATCATCAGACGAGGAGCAAGAGAATAACAGCGGAGGGGAAACAGAATTACCGGAAATAGACCCGAGGGCGGAAGATAGGGAACTCAAGAACCATTTGCTGAAGAAGTACAGTGGATACTTGAGTAGTTTGAAACAAGAACTgtccaagaagaaaaagaaaggtaaaCTTCCTAAAGAAGCAAGGCAGAAGCTTCTCACGTGGTGGGAGTTGCATTACAAGTGGCCGTATCCTTCT GAATCAGAGAAGGTGGCGTTAGCGGAATCAACAGGGTTAGAtcagaaacaaatcaacaattgGTTCATAAACCAAAGAAAGCGTCACTGGAAACCATCTGAAGACATGCAGTTCATGGTGATGGATGGTCTGCAGCACCCCCACCACGCAGCTCTATACATGGATGGTCATTACATGGGCGATGGACCTTATCGTCTCGGCCCATAA
- the LOC104722176 gene encoding homeobox protein knotted-1-like 1 isoform X2 codes for MEEYQHDSSSTPHRVSFLYSPISPSNKNDNTSDNNNNNNNNNSNYGPGYNNTNNHQQHHQHMLFPHMSSLLPQTTENCFRSDHDQPNNNNNNPSVKSEASSSRINHYSMLMRAIHNTQEANNDNVTDVEAMKAKIIAHPHYSTLLQAYLDCQKIGAPPEVVDRITAARQDFEARQQRSTPSLSASSKDPELDQFMEAYCDMLVKYREELTRPIQEAMEFIRRIESQLSMLCQGPIHILNNPDGKSEGMGSSDEEQENNSGGETELPEIDPRAEDRELKNHLLKKYSGYLSSLKQELSKKKKKGKLPKEARQKLLTWWELHYKWPYPSESEKVALAESTGLDQKQINNWFINQRKRHWKPSEDMQFMVMDGLQHPHHAALYMDGHYMGDGPYRLGP; via the exons ATGGAAGAATACCAGCATGACAGCAGCTCCACGCCTCATAGAGTAAGTTTCTTGTACTCTCCAATCTCCCCTTCCAACAAAAACGATAACACAagtgataacaacaacaataacaataataataatagcaatTATGGTCCTGGTTACAACAATACTAACAATCATCAGCAACATCACCAACACATGTTGTTCCCACATATGAGTTCTCTTCTCCCTCAAACAACCGAGAATTGCTTCCGATCCGATCATGATcaacccaacaacaacaacaacaatccatCTGTTAAATCCGAAGCAAGCTCCTCAAGGATCAATCACTACTCCATGTTGATGAGAGCCATACACAATACCCAAGAAGCTAATAACGATAACGTCACCGATGTGGAAGCCATGAAGGCCAAGATCATTGCTCATCCTCACTACTCTACCCTCCTACAAGCTTACTTGGACTGCCAAAag ATTGGAGCCCCACCTGAGGTGGTTGATAGAATTACGGCGGCACGGCAAGACTTTGAAGCTAGGCAGCAGCGGTCAACACCGTCTTTGTCTGCCTCGTCTAAAGACCCAGAATTGGATCAATTCATG GAAGCATACTGTGACATGTTGGTTAAATATCGCGAGGAGCTAACACGGCCCATTCAAGAAGCAATGGAGTTTATACGTCGTATTGAATCTCAACTTAGCATGTTGTGTCAGGGTCCCATTCACATCCTCAACAATCCTG ATGGGAAAAGTGAGGGAATGGGATCATCAGACGAGGAGCAAGAGAATAACAGCGGAGGGGAAACAGAATTACCGGAAATAGACCCGAGGGCGGAAGATAGGGAACTCAAGAACCATTTGCTGAAGAAGTACAGTGGATACTTGAGTAGTTTGAAACAAGAACTgtccaagaagaaaaagaaaggtaaaCTTCCTAAAGAAGCAAGGCAGAAGCTTCTCACGTGGTGGGAGTTGCATTACAAGTGGCCGTATCCTTCT GAATCAGAGAAGGTGGCGTTAGCGGAATCAACAGGGTTAGAtcagaaacaaatcaacaattgGTTCATAAACCAAAGAAAGCGTCACTGGAAACCATCTGAAGACATGCAGTTCATGGTGATGGATGGTCTGCAGCACCCCCACCACGCAGCTCTATACATGGATGGTCATTACATGGGCGATGGACCTTATCGTCTCGGCCCATAA